From a single Ammospiza nelsoni isolate bAmmNel1 chromosome 11, bAmmNel1.pri, whole genome shotgun sequence genomic region:
- the CCDC66 gene encoding coiled-coil domain-containing protein 66: MNLGDGLKLETEVLDGKPRLILASSDKSKPAMKMGNKARAPKQALRIKHTGLILRPTQNACIKQENLTKPRSESSLSMTKGEKLQVNKHSSHEATTKSYSLIFQRDKTNRYPDSEDPSIVKKTKHKPQAPHVSAEDLKSLVCLTQAQLQQILMIVKEGKSISEAHNEKQEEMATNEASEENVIASLQKDCEVSPVPHEANSDSGRKQEAHPQPGQNVIKDSWKPADLFSTLGEREGEKALLELKKAQWKKELDEQVALKKKLKETLEGEVGYFWANLGSKKTPKMETPDPDQTVLPADSLHGTENSACTAALATEADGAALNVPRAPAGQSSDSTPSDFPAGTCTALPFREAMPQERPFSALKHEQRKKWLEELDKQKEEAKLRKLEEKLNLSKAEEHDRWEMHFDSFKNHFSANAQHPLNGMHRKPESLSLSPDPKDPTAFIHPLSPAALGNLMPLQMGTAEKAAKNGALEQSQRVSFLRSMTALLDPAQLEERDRRQQKQLEHQKAIMAQVEEKRKQKQLEEEQRKWEEQQEELRLAREKAQLQKQFEEEMLKQKQKEELATLKAKELYQTMEKAQELAQGSKQDQHIPALAQKAHDISELQNSLGGGDAEFDNCNSGISAASPDFPAGVESPPGLQGSPRKDTAVQTDCFNTSAYTESAEERTACCESPDISIEYKEMSNSKKYQKEMHYMDKNKLPGKGTGGIYSDLYEQYARKERHIKSSEKYSKRPDWNINKPGKRYIPASERYPKALQRQREENKVRRQMELLQLLERNSPGQLSARRGGHSARSASPREETAGKRKGHRGRKEEKFHKNHLNEERSESPPVPAVRNRLLQAQQRQMQAPHVAEERGGREQDARAAPQRSSSPAARSSPPWARFVPYVRTREVFCLPPEAPPSRPSTHHTHDSYQMPRQIFSSDHVRDPLLNPDAVTIRERQQEILKGLSKLRQGLLQKQKELENTLIPTVAQENFMPPF, encoded by the exons CGATGGACTGAAGCTCGAAACTGAAGTGCTGGATGGAAAGCCTAGGCTAATTTTAGCTTCTTCTG ATAAATCAAAGCCTGCCATGAAG ATGGGTAATAAAGCCAGAGCACCTAAACAGGCATTGAGAATAAAGCACACTGGACTCATCTTGAGGCCAACACAAAATGCTTGTATCAAGCAGGAAAACTTAACAAAACCAAGGAGTGAATCAAGTTTATCAATGACAAAAGGTGAAAAACTGCAAGTTAATAAACACTCCTCACATGAAGCCACAACTAAAAGTTACTCTTTGATTTTCCAAAGAGATAAGACAAACAGATATCCTGATTCAGAGGATCCTAGTATTGTGAAAAAAACTAAACACAAACCTCAAGCCCCACATGTATCAGCTGAAGACTTAAAAAGCTTGGTGTGTTTAACACAAGCACAGCTTCAACAGATTTTGATGATtgttaaagaaggaaaaagcatcTCTGAGGCTCATAAtgaaaagcaagaggaaatgg CTACTAATGAGGCATCAGAGGAAAATGTTATAGCATCACTCCAGAAAGATTGTGAAGTGTCCCCAGTTCCACATGAAGCAAACTCTGATTCAGGCAGGAAACAAGAAGCACAtccacagccaggacagaatGTTAT AAAGGATTCATGGAAACCTGCTGACTTGTTTAGTACCTTGGGTgaaagagaaggggagaaagcCTTATTGGAACTTAAAAAGGCCCAATGGAAGAAGGAATTAG ATGAACAGGTAGCACTGAAGAAGAAGCTGAAAGAAACTCTGGAGGGTGAGGTGGGTTATTTCTGGGCAAACCTTGGCAGTAAGAAAACCCCTAAAATGGAAACACCTGACCCAGACCAG ACAGTGCTTCCAGCTGACTCACTTCATGGCACTGAGAACTCTGCCTGTACAGCTGCTTTAGCCACAGAGGCTGATGGAGCTGCACTGAATGTTCCAAGAGCTCCAGCTGGGCAGTCTTCTGATTCCACTCCTTCTGACTTCCCAGCTGGCACTTGCACAGCCTTGCCTTTCAGG GAAGCTATGCCACAGGAGCGACCTTTTAGTGCTCTGAAACATGAGCAACGGAAGAAGTGGCTTGAAGAGTTGgacaagcagaaggaagaagctAAATTAcgaaaattagaagaaaaactTAATTTATCAAAG GCAGAAGAGCATGACAGATGGGAAATGCATTTTGATTCTTTTAAGAACCACTTCAGTGCTAATGCACAACACCCCTTAAATGGAATGCACAGAAAGCCTGAAAGTCTTTCCTTGTCACCTGACCCCAAGGACCCGACTGCTTTCATTCACCCTTTGTCCCCTGCAGCTTTAGGAAACCTCATGCCCTTACAGATGGGAACTGCAGAAAAAGCTGCTAAAAATGGTGCTTTGGAACAAAGTCAGAGAGTCAG TTTCCTCCGTTCCATGACGGCTCTGCTGGACCCTGCCCAGCTTGaggagagggacaggaggcagcagaagcagctggagcATCAG AAAGCAATAATGGCTCAGGTGGAAGAAAAACGGAAGCAGAAACAACtggaggaagagcagagaaaatggGAAGAGCAACAGGAAGAGCTGCGCCTGGCACGAGAAAAAGCACAACTGCAGAAACAGTTTGAAGAAGAAAtgctaaaacaaaaacaaaaggag GAACTTGCAACTCTTAAAGCCAAAGAGCTTTATCAGACAATGGAGAAAGCTCAGGAATTGGCCCAGGGATCAAAACAAGACCAGCACATTCCAGCCTTGGCTCAGAAGGCACATGACATTTCAGAACTTCAGAACAGTCTTGGTGGTG GTGATGCAGAGTTTGACAACTGTAATTCTGGCATTTCAGCAGCAAGTCCTGATTTCCCTGCAGGTGTGGAGAGCccccctgggctgcagggctccccTCGGAAGGACACGGCCGTGCAGACAG attgCTTTAATACTTCAGCATACACAGAGTCAGCTGAGGAAAGAACTGCATGTTGTGAATCACCTGATATTTCCATAGAATATAAAGAAATGTCTAACAGCAAAAAATACCAGAAGGAAATGCATTATATGGATAAAAATAAACTTCCAGGAAAAGGGACTGGTGGTATTTACAGTGATCTATATGAGCAGTAtgcaagaaaagaaaggcacattaaatcttcagaaaaatacagcaaaagacCTGACTGGAACATAAACAAGCCTGGGAAAAGATACATTCCAGCCTCAGAAAGGTACCCCAAAGCTCTGCAGAGACAGAGGGAGGAGAACAAGGTGCGCCGGcaaatggagctgctgcagctgctggaaaggAACAGCCCCGGGCAGCTGAGTGCGAGGAGGGGAGGGCACTCAGCCAGGTCTGCCTCACCCCGGGAAGAGACagctgggaagaggaagggcCACAGAGGCAGAAAG GAAGAAAAATTTCATAAGAATCACTTGAATGAAGAAAG ATCTGAATCGCCACCTGTTCCAGCAGTTAGGAACAGATTACTGCAAGCACAGCAAAGGCAGATGCAGGCTCCTCACGTCGCGGAGGAGCGGGGTGGAAGGGAGCAGGACGCCCGGGCAGCCCCGCAGCGCAGCAGCTCCCCCGCCGCCCGCTCCAGCCCGCCCTGGGCGCGCTTCGTGCCCTACGTGCGCACCCGGGAGGTTTTCTGCCTGCCCCCGGAGGCACCGCCGAGCCGGCCCTCGACTCACCACACCCACG ATTCTTACCAAATGCCACGACAGATTTTTAGCTCAGATCATGTTAGAGATCCTCTTCTAAATCCTGATGCAGTTACAATCAGAGAGAGACAACAAGAAATTCTCAAAGGATTGTCAAAATTACGGCAG gGCCTCCTGCAGAAGCAGAAGGAGTTGGAGAACACTCTGATTCCCACTGTAGCTCAAGAGAACTTCATGCCACCGTTCTGA